TAGCCTTATGAGAaatcttgttaaaatatttttaaaaaacttttttttcaatttgatatgttaaatatagccataataaaaaaatataattttattaggtactaaaataatttaaaaaaacaaataaaataattaagcttagtaaaaattggattgggttggatCTTGATCCGTAGTGTAACCTAATTTGATCCAATCCGTTTTGACTCAAACTAATTTGGAttgggttggattggatccTGAACCAATTGTTATCTTAACCCATTATGATCAATTCAAATTTGACCAACCCGCTCAATTGTTATCCCTAGGCAGAACATGACATAACTTTAGTAGATAGCTGAGTGTTTTGCTTATTGTATTTGGAGAGATAGGCCTAGCCCCCTCCTCTCATCTTCTACTTAGTATTATTTAGTTATCGCATAGTTTCTTACCTTCTAATGTGTGTTACTATATATATGTTGCTTCAATTGTTTTTTTAGCTTTGctattttattgttttatttttttacaaccccaagttaaatatttttattttgattcgaAAATCTAGATCGAAAACAATTTCTTCTAttccataaaaataaatataaaatttgtatatatccTATTCATTTCTACACCTTATTTATAGAATTATACTGTACGGTTATTTTACTAACAGTGTTAACGTGGTCCAAGGTGCTATAGCTTCAAATGGATTGAAAGTAAAAGTTGATCATTATCcaatttaataatatatttttgtttgaaaaaGCCTAAAAAGATAAAAGTGAAAACCAATTGAATAGTTCTTCTACTTTGGCAACATGTAGTTCAGAAATTCCACAGAGAATCAGGACATGATAGAAGTCGATTTTGCGTCCCTTTCAATGTACATATTGAGTAATGAATATAGTCTAATCACATAAAAGATATGTTTTGAGATAGATTTGAATTATATGTATTGGTagtgtaataattttttttaatattattagtatacTTTAAAATGTGATACCAAATTATAACATGCAATTATGTCTAATAACAAAAGTAGTCGGTATTAAGTAAATTGCTTAGTGTTTCCAATCTAAACTGACTTCTTCTTTTGGACATAAAATGAGGAGAAAGCTAATACCTTTTAAAATATGAACGTAAAAGGTTGACTATGACTTTAATTAAAAGACTATAAAATTTGGGCACTTCTATGAATTTCAGTTTAATGGCTAAAAATGTGGACACAATCATATATACTTTGTGAATAAGTTTTGACCTTTATGTACGTAGTACTTGGAAACTTGTATTTCACTTCCTTAAAGTACCTTAGAAATAAAAAGGCAATTGAGCATAAAAGATACTTACAAAATGTTCTTTGATAATTCACGTCACGCAAACAGTGGCGGAACCAGGATTTtcatcaagggggttcaaaaaaataagtaaacacGCTAATAGTATCCACAAATAAGCAGATCGGATCGGGTCATATATGAACGGGTCGGATCAAATATAAGCAACTAGATTAAATTCAACTTTAGCTCAACACTaacaataaaatagagaaagtacgcgtttgacataatattaaaatcaatatgagaaaatgtatttttaaaattttaattatgggtTCTGTCGCCGTCATTGTTGTATAAATacattattcaatttttgaaactaaATAAGGAACACAAAAGATTATACTatccaaaaaattatattaaaataagagaaataattaaatgaaagtTTAATAATGAGGATTTTCTTAATTCTTGATTTGTACGTTAAAGgcatattttttcttaagttGTGGTCACTAATCTGTAGTAGAAGGATAAGAGAATACTTCCAAAATTcaatcctatttatttaatcttacttataatcatattattccttaatcaaataaaaattaaatgtttgacttaaaatgagtatgagagaattttttttaaaattttaaatatgaaaactcaaaaaaagttataacttttacttaattttataaaaatagaaatttttttattgtaaagtgtaattcattttatgttgtgctctaaaatattaatgtaaaataattaaacacatataatatagTTTAATATTACAATATTGGGGTTGGACGTTTCATTTATtaagcaaataaaaattaaaattggctgaaactaaaatatgaaaaaaaaaatgttgctACCCGAGCTCGAACCCGCAGACTTAGCTCCAGAATTTGAAATTTCGTGAACCCCTTTACCGCTGGACCAAGCCGTTGGCTTGTGTTCAGGGGGttcattattaaatatatactcataaaCCAACAAATTGATTCTATACATACGGTGTAATTTTtcgacgaagggggttcggatgaaccccctaggCTGCATGTAGGTCCGCCCCTGCACGCAAAGTGGTAGGATTATTCTTTCATACCAGAAGTTTAATATACTTCCAATACTTTAACAAAAACCAATAGCTAACCTGGCTCACTCAGTTCATGGAATAAGGTGAGATATCTCTTAACACTTAGTTTGATTAAAGGTATTAAGTTTATCAAGGGATCACGTCGCTCCATTTAAACATACATCGACAGATTCCCAGTACACCACTTTAATATTTTGGTAACGAAGAAGATTAACATGTACGTCTGGATTGCTGAACACATTGCTACAGACTCTTCAAGCACCATGTTTAAGAAATCAAAATGCATTCATGAAATCGTTTTGACAACATTTTCAGgtgcatttttaaaaaaataagaaagaaaaaaaaaatcaattactgAAAAGGGTACATTGTAAAGTTGATCCCAGTAGCAACCAAGGTCCAATTCCCGTCCAACATACAGATGGGCCATGATAACACAGGTAGCCAATGTTTCAAAGAGTGTGCCAAAAAAGTGACCAGTAGACGCTATGAGTTGCTTATTAAAGGCACATAGCCAGCACAAGTTTCAGAAAAACATGGAATACATTCGTTGAAGTACGGTTCTTGTGTTAGTTTTGTGCTGCgggatatgagtttgtttttgAGTTTTTAGACAACGACCTGCTAATACACCGATCAAATGAAGGACACTAAGCTCAATTGAGGTAGATAATCTCTAACTATAGCATAATGCTAAAGAGTGGAATGGAAAcatgtttggtttggtttagttGTATTACAGTAAAGGAATTGAAAGTTCATCCACTCAAGCAATTGTGCAGGCTGATCCATACGAATTACTACTTTAAAAAAGAGACTCGCTTCTTAGATTCTTTTTCACGGTGGTGTCCGTACTAGCAGAAcgtaactctgtccaccaaggtTTAGGCAACAACGAGAAGAAATCACCCAGTGTCTTTGTCTCCATCGGAATTTGAACCTAAGACCTCGTGGTTCTACTCCACTTCATTGACGATTAGGCCACAATCTTGGGTGCCAACCACTTTTGGTCCCAACTCTTTTGGGTTGCTTTTTCCATTGGTTGCACGACTCACTACTTTGATGACTTGCAATAACTGCAGCTTTAAAATGGAAATAACCAAGCAGAAGCTAGAATAGTGAGAAGAACCAAAGATTCATGTGGAAGCTATGACTTTTGGTCATTGGCATAGGAATTAGGAGAATGCTGATTTGGAAACATGTGGATGCCTAAAGGGTTTAATCTTGTCTAGAAAACTGGCAGAAACATCTAAtaatcaacccaaaactcatatttctaGATAATATAATAATCAATCCCAAACTCCTTCAATGATAGTCTTGTAGTGCACCTATGAGTGTACTCACAAAGACATTTGATTGTGGCGATGCATAAAACTCCTCCTTAATAGATTGGTAGCAATAGAGGAACCAAATAGCTAGAAAGCTTTATATAATGTTCTATGCAGATGCAAATAACAAAGTAACAGCAACTGATAATCTATAGCAGAGGAGGGGAACAAAGACATAATGATTCTTATTTAGAGTAGACCAACAGGAAAGGAGAGTTTGATATTGCACTCGTCAAAAAGGCTATAGCAGGGGAAAAGAACAAAGACAAATTAATAAGTTGAAAACATAGTTCGATATGCAATTCTCAAAAAACACTTCCCGTAGTAAACTGCAAGAATGGAAGTGCACCACAGCACCAGTATAACTAATTAGAACACTTGGCTAATCCAACCATACAGAAGACAAGACCCAAATCTATAGCAGCCTTTTGTTCATCTTTACTTTATCAATGGGTTCTAGACCACAACCATTTTTGCATAATGGGTTCTTGATAGATTATTTGTAGATATTAAGTGAATGTCATAACACAAGTTTGGACCGAAGCTATTGGGTTCTGCCGAACCCATAACTTTTATGGTGGATCCGCCGCTGTCAAGGAGTGGCTGAAACGATCAGCTTTACGCGTCACAGAAACAACATTACACCAAGATAGTGCAAAACCAACGAGTTTCATTCAAATTACTAGGCAAAATGGCAAAGAGGGGGAGAACAGGAGAAGGAAAGGGGTGAGAGGCAGCTCATTCGAAACTATTAACAGTGAAATATGATCAATAAACTACACCTAAACTCCAAATTGGTTAAGGTTATACAAATTTTCTGTATCGGTTCTCCTCTATTTAGGTTCATCCCATTCCAATAGTTGAAGCAATGATAAAACAACATCTATGCCTCAGTCCCAAACAAGTTGGCGTTGGCTATATGAATCCTAACTTCTCCATTTAAGCCCATTTTTTACCCTCATCAATTCCAATCAAAAATTAGATGAACTTTTTGCATTCAAATTAAATGCTCTAATAACCCAACAAACTAACAATTTGATGAACAAAGACTCAATTTTTCTACTTCCATTTCAAATCATAGAATGAGTTCATAATTTCAAAACCATCAAAATACAAACACAAATACACAAAACCCCTAATTCTCCAACAATTTCCTCATTTACCAAACGAACTAAGGGAATTACAAACACAATAAGTCTACTTCTTCTTGGTGGGTTTCTTCTTCTTAGGAGGAAGAACAATCTCTCCTTTGAGAGTTGGAATTTGCATAATCTGTGTTAACCCACTAAACTTCTTCCGGAATTTTTCTACCTGGTCAGCATCAAGAAGTAGCTGTGAACGACTACCTTGATAAAAAGGATGATTACCTGACCAAACATCAACTGTGTACTCCTTTTTTGTTCCCCCTGTTGTCATCACATGCTCTCCATTACAGTAAACCTTTGCATCATCATAGAATTCCGGGTGTATGTCCTTCTTCCTGCAGCTCCATCGCATTTGATTACTCCCAATTCCCACCtgcaaaaaaattcaattttcaaaaatcatataCTATCAAATACCTTCAATTTTAAACTTGTTTTATTAGTTGTTaacgtaaaaaaaataaattatgggTATGGAGAGTTAGGGAAGTTACCTTCTTGAGGGAGAATGCAGGAGGAGCGACATTTTTTTGGAGGAAAGTGTTGGAGAGAGTGAGCgccattgttggtattttccaGAAAAAGAATGAGAgatggagaaaagaaaagaggaacGGGTTGAAGATTAGATTGCTTATCTGAGGTTACTGGGCTGCCTAATGTAATGGGCTGCTTATTTGCTTTTTGGGCCATCACTTGAAACCCATGGTAGTAGGAAAAGCCCATTCTCCAAATACCCTTTCAAAGATAgattaaaggaaaaattacataactaagctaacTTATAAGGGTTAATTATGCTATATAactactttttaaaataattacaaatatgGGTTACTGTTATAGATTTGGCTATTAAGGGGTCCCATGTGAataaacacacacacaaaaaacctTCTTCTTCCTGTAAAACACTCAActatatcaaaattcaaattttgatttttcttgcaTCCCTACATTGCAGAATCCATTACAGGAAAATCTCAATCCTTTTAATTTTTgggttttctctattttttgggATTTCTTTCCATTCCCTCGTATTTTACCACTTACAATTTTTTAATATCTCagtaaaatatgtatttttaatccCAAAACATGAATGAACAATTTTCTTCAATGTGGATTACTAGAGGTATACATTTGCATATACCAAATTCCGTTTAGCATTCATCATTTTTCTTGGGTCTAACTCAAGAGTTCGGAGTGATTGCAAGGTCTATTGCTAAAGCTAAAGCCAATTCTGAAAGTAGAACAGAGTAAGAGATTAGGTCTAAGTTTCGCAATGACCTTAAAATTATCGAAGATATCGTTCAGAAATCAAATTTAAAAGTTTCGAAGGAAAAAAgagatgagaaaaaaaaaaaggatttgGAGTCTGAGCAGTTGGTTTccaacaaaaaagaagaagcaaaagaATCATCTTCCAGAAAAAATGACTCTCAAACACATGGTGAAGATGATGATGCTGTAAGTGAGGAACATGGAGGTGGATATAATGGGGTAtttctatcttttttttatttatttatttgtatatgtataaataatttcaaTTGTTATTTTGTATACATCATTTTATTTGGCTTGTATTATACATTATTTGTATAAgatttttaataatttctaGCATATGCACAtgtaaaatatacaaattaataaaattagttatattaatcaaacaattatatattattggCTAGGTTGTTTATATAAAAATACTTATTGGCTTTGCATTATGAACTTTCTGTATAATTTATACATTAGTTATAAATTTACAGTTCCAAACATTTGTATAAGCCTTTCTGTTATTTACACAATAATAGTTATACAGTTGTATAAGTATACATCTAAATATTGTATATCACTTATAATCATACAAGTTCAATCAGTTGTATAAGACTATCTAATATTGTATGTATATTCCTTATAATATAAGTACACATATTTACAATCTTCAATATAGCTTATATTATTGGTCTGCACAACTTATATTTGTTGTTTGATTATTAATTCTGGAGAAATCTTTATAGCCAAATGAAGAATATGCATTTATGGAGGAAGAAGAAGTCAATTTTGCTAAAGAATTCTAATCAATCTTAGTAACCATCAATTAAGGGATCGTTTCCTTTTTTAAATCCGGAAAATCAGTTATATAAGTTTAAATGCATCAAATTgtcaatttgtataatgcataaaaaaaacgtattataccaaaaaaaacaattagCTATTAAAATGTAGTTATAATTTGTAAATAGGCAAACTCTAGCTAAGGAAGGCCTATTAAGTTTCACATCTAAGCTATTTATGAATTTTTCCCTAGATTAAACTCGTAGGGGTCGTTTGAGATTTGTTATTTTggtattatttcttattgactGTTTGATTTGtcgtataaaaaataatatgcattggacaaattttaagaataaattatttgcTTCCAAAAATACCATCAATCAAAaagtatttttgtcatttttattattttatcttgaAATAACTAATCTCATTACTATTATTCCTCCCTCTAATAAAGATAGCTCATAACTTATTCCACAATTAATAACTAAATAAGAACTAAAATAATACTAGTAAAGCTTATCTGAGGACTATCTTATATTTGTAATCATACCAAATGAACCCGTAGAGTTTTGAATTGTTACATCTTGACCATTGACATTTAATAGTATATTTCTCTCCTCTTTGAGACGTGTAACACAAAATGGTCAgatttataaattgaaaaatttcccttttttatttatatctATAGTTTACCAAAGAGTTATTTTTTTCCGGATTATTGAAAGATTAATCCAACCCGATATGAATTCCGCtttttcatttttgtatttGTAATAACTTAACTTGAATTCAATTAAATATTAATGGTAAAAAAAACATGGCTATGCCTAAATTTTGAATtagaacataaaaaataaaacatgcaaCTATCAAAGAAGGATTATGGGACCATCATATAGAAACTTGAATATTATGCTTTTGCTTGTGAATCTCATCATCATAAAAGTATAGTGTTACGTTTACTGCcacaatcaaattcaagttatatatgttgatataaaaaatgaaaattatataaCCAATATTTTTTTACATGTTAGTAGATAGTCAATGTTGTCTTTTTTTCGTGTGGGTGAATATATGAATTCCTATTATCTTACTCTTCGATTTattattacataatttttctttacttcgactattatatttttttatttcgtCATTATTatcaacataattttttaattattatttttcctcgTCAAACTTGTTATGAAATGAGGATACATCAGAAATCGTCTTTCATCGATAGAAGTAAACTCTACATACATATCACCATACTTAATTAGATCCCACCCATGAAATTACACTAACAAAAATCTAATATAATAAAGCACTAGAAAACTTCCTCTGACATGTTACCAAAAAACATTATGTAACTTCTCGCTAAACTATAATCATAACTTAATTTATCTCATCCATGTCtaagataaattaattatctctaATTTCCATGATTAATCTTTTCCCTTGCTCTCTTCCACTTGTCTATATTCCTCAGCCTTGCATACATTTTCCTAATCTTATTAAGCCTTTGGGACTGCTGGAATATTATATCAGAAACAGAAGGACTTTCACTGAAAATTATCTCATATCCATCTCTGAATGAATCCATTCCTTCAGCCATAAGTTGCCAGAACAACCCTCCTGCCGCCGCACCGCCACCTCTAGCTGACAAAAATATAGAGGAATAAACAGTGTTGAAGACTATGTCTCTTTGTTGTGGTGTAAAGCCAGTGCCTTTGTATGTTTTGCCA
This region of Solanum dulcamara chromosome 9, daSolDulc1.2, whole genome shotgun sequence genomic DNA includes:
- the LOC129903134 gene encoding 50S ribosomal protein L31, chloroplastic; its protein translation is MALTLSNTFLQKNVAPPAFSLKKVGIGSNQMRWSCRKKDIHPEFYDDAKVYCNGEHVMTTGGTKKEYTVDVWSGNHPFYQGSRSQLLLDADQVEKFRKKFSGLTQIMQIPTLKGEIVLPPKKKKPTKKK